tgcatttatcaagagaacatctggtaatccctactgcctctgatctgacggactcactaaacatatacgtaatttgtaaattatgtctgatgtTGGAGTGTACCGCTGGCTATCCTTAAATAATTAAAAAGAAAATGgttctgtctggtttgcttaacataaggaatgtgaaatgatttatacttttgatactcagctattacatttacttttgatacataaagtatatttaaaaccaaatacatttagacttttattcaagtattATTTTACTTGGTAACTTTCACTTTTGAGagattttctattaaggcatctttactcAGTTAtggcaattgggtactttttccactactaGATTCTAGTATCGTAGATTTTGATATTCTGCATTTTGTCCTTATTCCCTTACCATAGTAATGCAGGCTGACGGTGGCAGCAGCCATAAAGGTAGTATCTGGAAGAAGACATAGAAAGGTAGGCGTCCAAGGATGCCTGCCCAGAAAGCAGAGGCTGAGAGACACTGCAGGGTTCAGGTGAGCACTTTTGAGAGAACAATACAACCACTATTTGAGCATTTATTAATTATTTTGTCATCcacatctacagtgcattcagaaagtattcagaccccttgactttttctacacgacagccttattctataccctataatggcaaagcgaaaacaggtttttagatttttttgggcacatttataaaacaaaaaaactatacagaccctttgctatgagacaaaaCATTTTGAGATGTTCAAACactatagtgcccacaaagctcatcactaagctaaggaccctgggactaaacacttccctctgcaactggatcctggacttcctgacagacaaaccccaaacagcaagcaatgcaggtgtagaagcacggtggctaggaaaaactccctagaaagggcagaacctaggaagaaacctagagaggacgcaggctatgaggggtggttagtcctcttctggctgtgccggatggagataacagaacatggccaagatgttcaaatgttcatagatgaccagcagggtcaaataataataatcacagtggttgtcgagggtgcaacaggtcagcacctcaggagtaaatgtcagttggcttttcatagccgttcattcagagtatctctcccgctcctgctgtctttagaaagttgaaaacagcaggtctgggacaggtcagggttccatagccgcaggcagaagagttgaaactggagcagcagcacggccaggtggactggggacagcaaggagtcatcatgccaggtagtcctgaggcatggtctagggctcaggtcctccgagagagagagaattagagagagcatacttaaattcacacaggacaccagataagacaggagagagataacagactgaccctagccccccgacacaaactactgaagcataaatactggaggctgagacaggaggggtcgggtgGCCCCATCCGACCATACCCtgggacagggccaaccaggcaggatataaccccacccactttgccaaagcacagcccccacaccactagagggataacttcaaccaccaacttaccatcctgagataaggccaagtatagcccacaaagatctctgccacggcaccaCCCAAGGGCAGGCAGACAGGAAGatcccggacaggaagatcacgtcattgactcaacccactcaagtgacgcacccctcctagggacggcatggaagagcaccagtaaaccagtgactcagcccctgtaatagggttagaggcagagaatcccagtggagaggggggaaccagccagacagagacagcaagggtggttcgttgctccagtgtctTTCCATtcacaccttcacactcctgggccagactacactcaatcataggacctactgaagagatgagtcttcagtaaagacttaaaggttgagacatagtctgcgtctctcacatgggtaggcagagcATTCCATTAAAATGGAGCCCTATAGGAGAaatcctccagctgtttgcttagatattctagggacagtaaggaggcctgcgtcttgtgatcgtagcttacgtgtaggtatgtacggcaggaccaaatcagaaagataggtaggagcaagcccatgtaatgctttgtaggttagcagtaaaatcttgaaatcagcccttgccttaacaggaagtcagtgtagagaggctagcactggagtaatatgatcaaatgtgttggttctagtcaagattctagcaggcgtgtttagcactaactgaagtttatttagtgctttatccgtgtaaccggaaagtagagcattgcagtagtctaacctagaagagacaaaagcatggatacatttttctacaTCTTTgcacagaaagtttcagatttttgcaatgttacgtagatggaaaaaagctgtccttgaaacagtcttgatatgttcgtcaaaagagagatcagggtccagagtaacgcagaggtccttcagttttatttgagacgactgtacaaccatcaagattaattgtcagattcaacagaagatctctttgtttcctgggacctagaacaagcatctctgttttgtctgagtttaaaagtagaacatttgcagccatccacttccttatgtctgaaacacaggcttccaggggagggcaattttggagcttcaccatgtttcatcgaaatgtacagctgtgtgtcatccacatagcagtgaaagttaacattatgtttccgaatgacatcaccaagaggtgaaaacaatagtggtcctaaaacggaaccttgaggaacaccgtaatttacagttgatttgtcagaggacaaaccatccacagagaaactgatatctttccgacagataagatctaaaccaggccagaacttgtccgtgtagaccaatttgggtttccaatctctccaaaataatgtggtgatcgatggtatcaaaagcagcactaaggtctaggagcacgaggacagatgcagagccttggtctgacgccattaaaatgtCATTTACCACCCTTAACAAgggcagtctcagtgctatgatggggtctaaaaccagactgaagcgtttcgtatacattgtttgtcttcaggaagtcagtgagttgctgcgcaacagcttttcaaattttttttgagaggaatgggagattcgatatgggccgatagttttttatattttctgggtcaaggttcggCTTTATTActaccacttttagtgagtttggtacacatccggtggatagagagccgtttattatgttcaacataggagagccaagcacaggaagcaggctctttcagtagtttagttggaataaggtccagtatgcagcttgaatgtTTAGAGgctatgattattttcatcaatgtgtcaagagatctagtactaaaacacttcagtgtctcccttgatcctaggtcctggctgagttgtacagactcaggacaactgagctttggaggaatacgcagatttaaggAGGAGttcgtaatttgctttctaatgatcatgatcttttcctcaaagaagttcatgaattggggaatgctgctttttagttagctttgtgccagtatcaaaaataaatgttggattgttcttattttcctcaattaagttggaaaaaaataggatgatcgagcagcagtgagggctcttcgatactgcatggtgctgtctttccaagctagtcggaagacttccggtttggtgtagcgccatttccgttccaattttctggaagcttgcttcagagctcgggtattttctgtataccagggagctagtttcttatgacaaatgtttttttgtttttaggggtgcgactgcatctagggtgttgcgcaaggttaaattgagttcctcagttaggtggttaaccgatttttgtactccgacgtccttgggtaggcggagggagtctggaagggcatctaggaatctttgggttgtccgagaatttatagcacgacttttgatgatccttggttgtggtctgagcagattatttgttgcgattgaaaacgtaataaaatggtggtccgatagtccaggattatgaggaaaaacattaagatccacaacatttattccatgggacaaaactaggtccagagtatgactgtggcagtgagtaggtccggagacatgttggacaaaaccgacggagtcgatgatggctccaaaagccttttggagtgggtctgtggacttttccatgtgaatattaaagtcaccaaaaatgtgaatattatctgccatgactacaatgtccgataggaattcagggaacccggtgaggaatgctgtatatggcccaggaggcctgtaaacagtagctataaaaagtgattgagtaagctgcatagatttcatgactagaagctcaataGACGAAAACTTGTTTTTTTTTGTGAATTgcaatttgctatcataaatgttagcaacacctccgcgggatgcgcgggggatatggtcactagtgtaaccaggaggtgaggcctcgtttaacacagtaaattcatcaggcttaagccatgtttcagtcaggccaatgacgtcaagattatgatcagtgattagttcattgactataactgccttgaaAGTGagagatctaacattaagtagcccgattttgagatgtgaggtatcacgatctctttcaataatggctttgagattgctaaggcgaacaccgccatgtttagttttgcccaacctacagtaatttccggactattaagcgcacctgaatataagccgcacccactgaatttaaacaaaaatattattttgaacataaataagccgcacatgtctataagccgcaggtgcctactggtacattgaaacaaatgaactttacacaggctttaacgaaacacggcttgtaacaaaaaataaaaaattagcagtaagctgtttccaacgtcttatcatcgactcattaaaaccaagctcccgtgcagcagctctatttccttttccaacagccagatcaatcgccttcaacttgaaagctgcatcatatgcatttctccgtgtctttgccatgatgagggtgacaaaatgactaccgtaatcagaatgatgggaagtttgagagcgctcgatttaatctaaacagtaaacaaaaaagttgtttgaccttaacccgttggcaatttcattggtctaatgaaagcttcatgccgcccaaaaactgagcacgtcacagaatgctTTTTCttatgagaaaaaaaaattgaaagcgggaaaaatccatatattagccatgtcattgtttaagccgcgaggttcaaagcgtgggaaaaaagttgcggcttatagtccggaatttacggtaggtcgaggcacagacacggtctcaatggagatagctgagctgactacactgactccactaagctggcaagctggctaacagcctgctgacTGGCCTGCACCCTCTCTCATtatggagctaggggagttagagccctgtctatgttcgtagataagatgagagcacccctccagctaggatggagtccgtcactcctcaacaggccaggcttggtcctgtttgtggatgagtcccagaaagaggtccaattatctacaaattctatattttgggaggggcagaaaacagtttaacCAGCAATTGAgatgtgagactgctgtagagctcatcactccctctAACTGGGAGCAGTGTTGCCAATTTAGcgactttgtcgctatatttagcgagtattcagacccctctagcgacacattGTCAAAAATGCGACTATCGACAAATCTAGCgactttttctattgttattgGAGACACGTATCATTCTTACTCTTCTCATCGAGCAGCCGGTGCTGCCGTGGGCCtcacaggcggcccagtcctcgcgcagatgtccctcccagctgcagtcagagctGGCCTGCACCTAGTCTGTGTCCCATAGTGCTCTAGTCTATAGTAGTTAGAATTGGTCGGCACCACAGGTCAAAAAGTCTTTATTTTACAGTTTGTTGAAGAGGAACATTAGCTAAAGTCAGGTATTTCCAGTTTAGAATTGATTAATCCGTCACGAACTCAAGGTTGCAAATGAATCGCGCACGTGGGAAGCCGCCGCTGGCTGATCCTGCCCTGgcttacatattttttttttttaacctgaattagggccagactagttaccataattttctcacattgccattgacagttttttctattgtctctttttggtccatttagattgtatacaaaaaaatgtttaaaaaatttcATGCTTTACTGTAGGCTCCTAAGTGGACCATAAggttaaaaaccaaaccaaatGACGAAAACTAAACTTAAAACcccaaaaattaaattaaattaaaaaacgAAGTAACTCCGCCAGTgtgtctcttttgggtcactttgccggtcccaagcccggataaaggaggagggttggaattgtgacattacaaaaacaagaatcgacagaagaaagttaatttgtagttctaaacacatttagggtgtttttttactcactttttgtctctcccacgacgttattcctctctcctacagcgtccatcacaattacatgcacatggccaaaTACGCAAATTAGGTGATGACGTCATTTAACGACTTCTAGtgacttttaggacagccaatagctactttgtTAGGATCTAGCTCTACTCTACAGTTTTTGATGATTTCCAGCTTTTCCACAGTCTTGGTATCCATTGTCTTAAACTGCAAGTCATTGGTTTCATTTATCTCAGAGTCTGGTAAGTGCCATTGGACAAAGACCAGGTAGAGCCCAGAACCGAGCACTGCCCCCACCATTGGGGCCACGATGGGGACCCAAAACCAGTAGTTATAGCACCTGtagggtgagagagagtgaggttaGTTAGTGCAGATTAGGGAGGTTTTTCATTGTTATGTTGAGCTCTAGACTGTGCACATAGTATGTATATTATATGTCAAATGTATTTGCACGTAAGAGGTGCTGAACCTCCATGCGAGTCCCTTGATCTAATGTTGCAGTATCTAAATATGTCTCACtacatctcctccatctccctccccaaAGACACTCATGTgtaatctcttgtggacagacGTACATACATGCATGATACTTAATCGAGTAGCTGACATGAGATTTTGGTTCTGGGTTGCGAGATTACTCACATGAAGACCTCTTTAGCCCATCCTGCGGTCAGAGTGAGTAGGCGTGGCCCCAGGTCCCGGGCAGGGTTGATCCCTCCCCCACAGTTTGAAGACATGGACTGGGAGATCCCCATGAGAACCACGGCGGTGAGGGGGGGGCACCAGGTCAGCGAGGGCAGGCTTGTTCCACCGGTCATCCAGGGACAGGAAGCACATCATGATCATACCTGTGCCCACCATCTGAAGGAAACAACAGAAAGGTATGGATTAGCGAACTACAAGTACAATTACATTTTCAAATAGGTTTTATTTCCTGAGAGGGAAATAACTGTGCGTGGGGAAGGAATGGTAGATACAACAAGACATAATATAGAAAACTAAAAGCATGTACAGTGTAAAGGATTAGTGATGAAGTTAgacgtacagatgtaggatcttaatttgatcacttctgttgctgagaattttcctgaaccacaggaaatgcagatgagtgTCATGATTGACATAAATTAACTgaaaacacacaataacatacggttatattaacagtattgcacttttcatttaGCCTACTTTTGGTCAACTAATAACCTAACCACCAATAAAGCAACATGGACTAAACGTTCAAAtcatgttgctgcaggattatttttcttggtacaatactggtcaaattaagatcctcatCTGTAAAATATCCTCAAACAGAGGTACAATACCCACAATCCTCAAGAACGTATTACTGTATGCACTGATTATTTTCCCTCTCCGCCACCGCTGTAGTCCATAATAGCAtctggatagagggacagagagaggaaaaccaAGAAAGAGAGTTAGAAATATCTAAGACAACTGTTATTTCAGCAGTGTTTCCTTCCACACGTTTTATCAGACCCACCATAGTACACAAGGAAGACCACAACAGCAGCTATATAGGCCCCCAGAACCTGAGACATGCAGTAGGGCAGCAGTTTAGACCAAGGCAGCCTCCCCAGGACACAGCAACTAAGGGAGACAGCTGGGTTCAGGTGGGCTCctgagagaggggaaagaaaagagggagggaagaagaggtAAGAGAAATCTGTATCGATTTGAAGATGATAAATAATCTGATAAAGCACCATTTGCACTGTCTACCATATTGATATGTATGGTACGATattgataacattcagtatacgTAGTGAGTCTACAGTATAAGGGTCAGGTTACTAACAGTAGGGTTCCATAAGAGTTAAATGAAAACTTTCTCACTTCTTTGACTTGATTATCACTACAATGTGGGTTCTCTGTCTTATACTTGGAAGGGTTATGCATTTATGAGGCTACCGGTAGTTCTTGAATTACCACTTACCAGAGACGCCCCTGGCAATGTACATGGCACTCATGACGCCCAGTGAGAAGGCCATATTGACAGAGAGGTACTCGCCCTTGGCCCCTCGAGTCAACTTCACCTGGGCCATCGACGCACAGCCAAACatctgagagagagattgaggaaggagagagagacggagtagggagagaggaggaaggttgGATGAGAAATGGGGAAGAGAGATGTTCCAAGATCAACTTAGTACAGTCACCATGCATACTTGCCAAACGTCTTCAAAAGACACTGATAAAGGAATGAAGATGgaagagaaaaagacagaaatTGCAACAAGGTTGGCGAGAACTAAAAGCAGCACGTagagtttgttgtttttgttttaatttaacctttatttaactaggcaagtccctTGCAATGGAGGAGGTGATAGAAGAGTGAAGTACGTTCTAGAACATTCCGTTTTAACCCAGGGTTGCTCTGTTCAGTTCCTCGTTTCTGGATCTGATTCCAACTCAAGTCTTGACCGTCAAAACAAATCTTTGAATAGTCAATGAATTCTTGCGGAACAGCTACTCTAGAGCATTTTGAATATGTTCCCCAATTGTGGTGAGGTAGTTTTTGCTCCCAAGCACTTTcaaacacatagaataaacaaatTCATATGAGATTTAAGAATGCATAAAACAGTAACAACCCTTGGTCATTGATAACAATACAAACAATACATTTTGAGATGAAGTACTCACCATAAGGACGAACATAGCCAAGGTCTCAGCCATTAACTCCCTGAACAGCATATTCCTCACCCTCAGCCTTCCCTTCAGTACCTCCATCCTTCGTACCTGTCTGTCCTAAACTGTCCCAACTAAATAAATTCCCCCAATTGTTCTTTATCATATCACCCTCTTAGGTCTACGATTGTCTCCTGTCCTGGTGGTCCTGTGTTAAAGCAAAAATACTTACAACTAACTCTAGACTGATAATCTGTGATTAAACCGGCTGAGTATGCCTGTTGTCATCCCCTTGAGCCTCCGTCTGTCTGCACTGTCTGCAGAGGCTCTGTCCA
This genomic interval from Salmo salar chromosome ssa27, Ssal_v3.1, whole genome shotgun sequence contains the following:
- the LOC106588140 gene encoding LOW QUALITY PROTEIN: aquaporin-3 (The sequence of the model RefSeq protein was modified relative to this genomic sequence to represent the inferred CDS: deleted 1 base in 1 codon): MFGCASMAQVKLTRGAKGEYLSVNMAFSLGVMSAMYIARGVSGAHLNPAVSLSCCVLGRLPWSKLLPYCMSQVLGAYIAAVVVFLVYYDAIMDYSDPTSMVGTGMIMMCFLSLDDRWNKPALADLVPPLTAVVLMGISQSMSSNCGGGINPARDLGPRLLTLTAGWAKEVFMCYNYWFWVPIVAPMVGAVLGSGLYLVFVQWHLPDSEINETNDLQFKTMDTKTVEKLEIIKNCRVELDPNKVAIGCPKSH